In Plasmodium chabaudi chabaudi strain AS genome assembly, chromosome: 9, the sequence CCTAAACCtgaaaccctaaaccctgaaccctaaaccctgaaccctaaaccctgaaccctaaaccctaaaccctgaaccctaaaccctaaaccctaaaccctaaaccctgaaccctaaaccctaaacctaaaccctaaaaccctgaaccctaaaccctgaaccctaaaacctgaaccctaaaccctaaacctgAAACCCTAAAacctaaaccctgaaccctaaaccctaaaccctgaaccctaaaccctaaaccctgaaccctaaaccctgaaaccctgaaccctaaaccctgaaccctaaaccctgaaccctaaaccctgaaccctaaaccctgaaccctaaaccctaaaccctaaaccctaaaccctaaaccctaaaccctaaaccctaaaccctgaaccctaaaccctaaaccctaaacctaaaccctaaaccctaaccCTAAaacctaaaccctaaaccctaaaccctaaacctaaaccctaaaccctaaaccctaaaccctaaaccctaaaccctgaaccctaaaccctaaaccctgaaccctgaaccctaaaccctaaaccctaaaccctaaaccctaaaccctaaaccctaaacctaAACCCTGAAACCCTAAACCATTCCAACAACatcatcattatatatataataatagttgATCATTtagtattataattatataaatatttttttaattatacatatgaGATTATTTcctatattaataataatattaataataaaatttacatatttataattttaatacttATATAGAGTTTTTAAATCAGGTTCATAGAATCTGAACCCCAAAATAAAAGTCgttaattaaatttgtcatataaataatcgttttttcttttataaacacaaaaaataaaaaaataaatggtaTAGGATTATCCTGTATgtgtttgtatatatttaataaccCCATTTTTCATCAACccaatttataattattccgATTGGTTCTTTTCGATGAATGCATTTTTAACGCCATTTTAGGCTTTCTTTTGATCActcaaatttataatctttttcatggtttttcttttcatcttttttcGCCATACGGGTGTTAAATactaacataaaaataaaaatatataattatttgtatttttatgcactcaaaaaatattttgtaatgtatattttttaaatttatatttttgaattgtAACACTTACCTTATATGAAATTCCTAAAATAATGggtattaaaattaatggaACTGCGATGTAGGGTAgtttatttccattatttatacttgTGGTGGTTACTGATGAATCTGGTAAACTAACTACGGCGGGCGTAACAATTTTTGAAACTTCAGTTGCCGGTTCCTTAGCCTCTGGTTCTTTACATTTTTGTGCACATGTTTCTTCACAGCTCTTTACTCCAGGTGGTGGCTTCAATTCTGGAAGGtgatcattattttttctaaggttatcataatcattttttaaatttgacAATACACGACAATATGGATTACAAAACTCTTTCCAGGGAAATGTAACAtgacatatattatacaactCAACACATTTTTCACCACTATTTTGACATTCAGTGGAGGTTGAAGAGCCtttacatttattaattgtaTTACATATTTCTTTAAGTAATGTATAAAGATTCTTCaaaaatgcataataaattttcattacaTCTTCGTTTTTATCTGTATACTCACGGTATTCACTAAGCAAGTTATGTTCATTAAGgatgttataaatattgtctGTTTCAGGTTCGAAACCCTCATTTACCTTAACTTTCGAATTAAACCATAAAATAGCGTATTGAGAAAGTTTATCACTCTCTAATTTTTTCTCATCAATGCtcttaaaattgtttagcAATGCCATAAAAGCAGAGCCAAGTTTTAAATCATCACTATCACATTGTCCTTTTTCTCCATTTCCACTGCCAGGACAATATGctccatatattttatcctCAAGCGTATACGTTTGAGATACTGTATTAAAGACAACATTTTTATCGATCTCATCAATTGCTTTACACTACGAATATATTTACGaattaaagaaaagaatgtattaatataaatgttattaaaatgaaaattaatataatttataggCGATTCAGCATATTAATCACATGTGAagacatattatatttaacaaatttatataccaATTCCTCAGACATTATAATggaatttaattataaatattacacctaaacaaatatgtgttacttgtaaatatatatgtgattAAAAGGGACTATTAAATTTCTTTATGTCTATTTAGCTAAATTCCCttaatatgtaatatgtTCAAGCATGCTTAATCatataatagaaaaaataaacaaatatataatatttttgttaatattcAGATTAGTCTAttacacaatttttataaccttgtaattgtttaaataaagtATATCTCCTAATTATTATACGTTTTCacatagaaaataaaaatgtgttttttcgtttttataataaattaatttaaaaaaatgtattagtataaatatttaaagaacCCAAAATAAATTGATACCCGAATTGTtcaaaacatatttatgtcTCATCATTAGACACCCTTAATGCACTTATATAAGTTATTATTCCTCATGACATATTGATCTTTAATATGATTTccaataaatgaaaagacaattttatgtttaattgtaatatttaataaacactttgataataatttttctaattaaatgatatattgggtgcatttatatttaatcaatatatatattataagctcatttttaaatgtacAATAACCTTACTTATTTCCTAGTATTtccttatatataaatagaatTAATCAATAGTTTTGggtgcatatattatttaatttttaaaatttaaaaaacacaATATGCAAATTAGATTAATCGACCTATtacaattaaaatatatcatggAAATTGATTCGTTTTGGGTAATAgttagtatatataaagtgtatattatattttcatcctTATGATCTATTtaacatataaatgatcaagaaatatattttaaatattaaatcaaataaatgtaatttaaatatattaatttttaattttagaaTTGTATTCGTACTTTTTTTAGaataatgaattaattTGAGAAGTAATATGAGTTACCATTTTAagtatacatttatatttataactcaaaatatattacgtattgaatattttttaatatcatatTAGTTCGTttataatgtaaaaatattatttttaatgaataatatggaattattattagttTGCTTGGTATCGTTAATTCTTATATTAGTACATTAAAAGTATACTTAGCTAAAacttataatatttcatacGATCTTTTGTACGTACAATTATAAtcttatcatatatttaagaatatatataatgaatttataCCCATATAGCGTAccaaataaacataatatgTTCATTCGTATTTAATCATGTATTAATCAATATTGTGGTTGTTATCACTAATGGCGCACCAATGCATATTACTATGAGGTAAGTAATGCACTCAAGAGGAATACTTTAAATCAATTAGTAATTTTCCttgttttattgttttaaagtataacattttatagcatatataatatttcgtaatagcaatatattttaaatataaatttacaagtttgtatatatataataaattaataaaaatgttattagttcaaacaaaattaattattatgtacCTTTtcgataaaattaatatttaattatatgatgTTTTCacaataaaacaatatttcaatattaACATTAGTAGAGTAttctattatatgtataggcatataataaagataatctatctatcatattatttataattattataacaaaatataatacgaAATTGTATTAACtactttaaatataatatatttataccccaaaactataaattaaaaaatgaatagtGATTAATCTATTATTATAccttataataaataaattaaagcGTATAAAACAACATCTATTAATactaattaattttaatacaaatgtaaaaaaaaatacaaacagAGAATAATAACTACAATTAAAAcctcaaaaaatatttatatatagtgCAACTTTTATGTATACTAAAAACATTAGAAgtacaataatattttatagacAATGTTATATTGTCGATTCTCGATCGATATCCCATgcatctatattttattattatataatagtaGTTTGTTTAATTAATGTTAAAGACACATGTGTTAAtctgaatatatattttaatgcagaggaatattcaaaatgaattttattataattaatatccAACCTCATATATAATGCTATGATTGCATCTCAGTTGgcttaatataatttaaattaaagtAATGGTGACACAAATTATAAGTTTCACTAAATAGCATTTCCATCAAATAAAGAAGCATACTACGTTATACATAATTCAATATAGCCGCAGGTCAACacgttttatataataaaaaaatattatataacataATACGGCTTCATATAAATCCAGTatctatattaatatatgcaatatagacattttattttaatcaTATTAAATCAATATTAACACtcaattataatattatactttatggaaatatataacatgcaacccttttcatattaatggGTATGTTCCTTTGGAGGGTGCATATTTAGACATCATTTCAAGATTAAACATGCGGGGGtggtgtatatatttaatcaaCATTTACAATCccaaatattatcaaattataaaaaaataaattacaatATGCCCCGAGTCCTACCTCAAAACGAAGACTCAGTAAACGAAACAATAAACCATAATGCATAACCTTGACCCATAAAACATAAACACCTCGGTATCAAGAATATTAGaatcgaaaaaaatttaattatatatattttttgattttgcAACTTTatgtttcattattttatttgtatttttttaaatcatttttatataaacaataaatattattaaaaattatacaaattaaatGTAATGTAGTACATAACCCTAACccataacataaaaattatataaaaatatgtaaaaacaATACAAACATgcaataatatgcatattaattttatattttattgattttattattcaattACTCTTATAGacacaaaaattatatatttccaatAGGCATATTCTTAACATATATCAATCAATATTATTCTTCCTGGAATAATCGTTAATCTTCGAATCATATATTAAgttccatttttttctttattttttttaatttttttcttatatattgTCTTTGGAATAGTTTATCAATtccaaataatgaatactaatataaaaatggtaatcgtatatacattttttgatgATCACATATAAGGAatcatgaaaataaattttaaatattatatttataaattccttattatttaccTTATAAGCAATCCCCACGAAAAGTGATATTGCAAATATTGATAAAACTGGAATTAATTTGCTTGCTACCGACGAACTTGATGATGTAACCTCAGAACCTTGTAAAGAACTATCTGGATTATCTTGTACATGACTTGGCGTAGAACCTTCTACAGAAATTTGTGATGTTTTTATCTCTGGAAAATTTGGAATATTGGTACATCCATTgcaattattatcataatgATCTTTTAAACAATTATAATCATCTGACAATGtagataatattttactatATGACTCATTTTTAGTAATACTAGGATCTTTATTAagtttttcaattttttgaaCAAATTCTTCAGCATTTTGCGAACAGTTtgtgcattttttatcGTTTTCATTATGCGCAGTATaaattttacataaaattcCAAATGcttcataaatattatatattttttcactaTCAATATTCATCGAATATATCTTATTATCTAAATGATCCTTATAATCTACATGTTCCTTGTTgtctttaatatattttgtataaaaatcTTTTAATGTGGTGGTTTCTTCATTTGAAATTTGATTtagtttataatttaaccataaaatagcatattcagcatatttttcattttcattatcagAACATTGACCTACACAAAGATTCTCGAACGTTATTAACAACCATATAAACCCAGCACTCATTTTTTCGTTATTTGCCTCACAATTTACATTTTGCCCCTCTATCTTTGTAGGGCAATAATCAGTGAATGCATAGTCAATAGAACAACTACCTCCTGTGGATTTCATACCTATTTGTAAACAATCGTCAACCTTTTTAAATGCTTCACACTgcgaatatattttacaaaataaagagaaaaaatgtATCAATGTAAGTGTTactaaaatgaaaaataatataatttataggCGGTCCAACATATGAATCATATGTGaagaacatattttattaaaaaaattgcataCCACTTCCTCAATACTATAAGATGACTGTCCCATAATATGTCCAGGATTTAATGCAATATTTTGTgcagaattttttttaggtTTTATTTGTGGAAGAGATGGAAACTCGCAAGaatcatttatatcataaaatatattttttaaattgttataatCATTTGATAATGTAGAtaacaatttattatataaactgttttctatattattaggATCATTATTGAGATTGTTAAATTGATCAGCAAATTGTTTAGCATAtccaaaatttttattgcaATCCGAAGAATCATGATGATATgcataatacaaataaaataatatactaaATGGACGATTAAATTTAGATATTTCgttaatattcatattcGTCAAATCTTTATTTGCATCTATAATTTCCTTATAAGTCGTAGTATCATCACcttttgttttatcattataacaattattatttgtttctatatatttagtaTAAAATTCGTTTAAATTggtaaaattattatttgaatttatgtttaaattataatttaaccATAAAATAGCGTATTCAGCAATTTTATcatcttttaatttatacgTTTCCTTTAACGTTTTtagcaaataaataacacTACAAATAGTCATTTCAAGataattattacatttaaCTTTTCCTGGGGTATCACcgtaataacaataattgTGGATTGATGTCCATTTTGGATTAACTTTTAATTTACCATCATTATCCTCCCAAAAATAGTTATTGAtcgtatatatttcataatactacaaatatattttatgaattaaaaataaaacgtATTAACATAAATgctaataaaatgaaaattaatataatttatggaCGATACAACATATAAAACACATGCGAagagaatattttatttaaaaaattgtataccACATCCTCAATCTTATAACTTGATTCTGCCATAATTTGGAGATTATTAgggataataatatttatatatattatgtaaatatttgttgTATCTATTTAAGCTCATTGCATACCAATTATATTTCGTTAAACATGctatacttattttatgACAATTATCTAAATTACCTTAAATGGAGAGTTGCTTAATATACTTTTgcaatatgtatatatgatacatttatacaaaaaatgctattattattataatccttaataatataaaaatagttatttAATACGATATATTACAGTTTTATATAGTTGTTTCTTATAATATAGGTTTTTCTAAAGTTatagtatttttaaattaactTGTGTTacttacatatatttgaaaattgcatatatttatattatttttatttaatatagatAAATTGATAATCCATTTTAATGTGTTCAAtaactttattattattcctaCGTACATCAATTTAGAAATATACCTTATTGggttattttataatttattttgagCATCTTTTATACGgtttaaaacaataattaGCACTATACCTGTGCTTATTGATCTATTTATAAGCTTAAATAAGTTTttaaatgcatattatttttaaaatgatacatagtaaatattaaacataTAACACAAATAAGTGTTGAtgcaaattttaaaatataatataaaattatgtgcAATTAGGTTGTTATATTGCACTTTAAGaggagaaaaataaaatatcttgctcttttaatatataaattaatataaatattctatattgttcatttttattttatataatatattactataCCTATCAATGAATATggattcaaataatttattaaaattatgtgATAACGTAATGCTATTTcagattaaaaaatgatgattcATTAAACACTAatcatatatgcatactaatgtggaataataataagacATTTAACATTAATTGGGtctttacaattttttctatttacccaggtttttataatataaaatccCATATCCCAAATTGTatctttaataaaatataagcatTGGTACCTTTATAATGCACTATTGTATATCATTGATTTATCATTCATtcaataaaacaaatatttatatatctttGTTAGAAAATaccattatatttttatatgaatttttactgaatatttatagaaaaCAATTGTATGCAACATATGACAGGGTTTATAGgggaatttttaaaaaaatttttattaatttttacaataatatatgattttataaaaaatattttttaatcattcattatgttaataatgttttattcttagaattatataaataaatttgtaatTGAAAATTAAGTGAACCATTCCAACAGTATCCTCATTACATATACAGTAATACTTgatcatttaatattataattatataaacatattttttagttatACATATGAGTTTGTTTAcctataataatagtaataaacgaatttacatatttatcatttttaatacttaTATTGAGCTttaaattcaaatatatgGAATTTGAACCCCACAATACAGTTATTAATTcgatttatcatataaataatcgtcttttcttttataaacaaaaaaataaaaaataaattaataaatgatacAGGATTATCCTGCAAATggttgtatatatttaataattccaTTTTCTCATAAACTCAACAACTTCTTTCTTATCTCCatcattttattcattaatCATCGGGTTCAGGATGTACTGAGGAAGGAAACCATTTTAAATGCCCTTTCAGttgaaattataataaattaattactTGTAATTCCATTCTACCTCAGTTTCTCATATTAAACGttgcatttatttaaatcggCGTTGTCTTGTAGAACCAAATCGATACTTTGGAATCATCTGTCTATATCTATTTCGATATTTGTTCGATTATCCCATAAGCTATTAACCTCAAACtaacaataaaatacaaaaaatagataATATAGTTCAGCACATTCCCATTAAGCTATATTAACACGAAAtgcaattattataatttgtcctatacatatttaaaacaattcCTTAAACTAataaatgttataaaattatacaaaattaaatacaaTATAATGCTTAGCCCTAACCCGATTATGGGTTCCATGAACACAACCTCAGCCCAGATTCACAACATAAAaactatataaaattatgtaaaaatgcaataaatatgcatattttacttCATATATTGctgattatattatttaaattttcttataggcagaaaaaatatgatcaATATTTATGGTCAAAAATTACTTATTTCCAAATAGACTGTTTCTTAGCATATACCAATCATTATTACTACTTCTAAAATAATCATTACTCTTCGaatcatatataatcattcattttcttctttattttttttagtttttcTCTTAAATATTGTCTATGACGCTGTTTATCAAatccaaataatgaatactaatataaaaatggtaa encodes:
- a CDS encoding CIR protein, which produces MSEELCKAIDEIDKNVVFNTVSQTYTLEDKIYGAYCPGSGNGEKGQCDSDDLKLGSAFMALLNNFKSIDEKKLESDKLSQYAILWFNSKVKVNEGFEPETDNIYNILNEHNLLSEYREYTDKNEDVMKIYYAFLKNLYTLLKEICNTINKCKGSSTSTECQNSGEKCVELYNICHVTFPWKEFCNPYCRVLSNLKNDYDNLRKNNDHLPELKPPPGVKSCEETCAQKCKEPEAKEPATEVSKIVTPAVVSLPDSSVTTTSINNGNKLPYIAVPLILIPIILGISYKYLTPVWRKKMKRKTMKKIINLSDQKKA
- a CDS encoding CIR protein, with the translated sequence MAESSYKIEDVYYEIYTINNYFWEDNDGKLKVNPKWTSIHNYCYYGDTPGKVKCNNYLEMTICSVIYLLKTLKETYKLKDDKIAEYAILWLNYNLNINSNNNFTNLNEFYTKYIETNNNCYNDKTKGDDTTTYKEIIDANKDLTNMNINEISKFNRPFSILFYLYYAYHHDSSDCNKNFGYAKQFADQFNNLNNDPNNIENSLYNKLLSTLSNDYNNLKNIFYDINDSCEFPSLPQIKPKKNSAQNIALNPGHIMGQSSYSIEEVCEAFKKVDDCLQIGMKSTGGSCSIDYAFTDYCPTKIEGQNVNCEANNEKMSAGFIWLLITFENLCVGQCSDNENEKYAEYAILWLNYKLNQISNEETTTLKDFYTKYIKDNKEHVDYKDHLDNKIYSMNIDSEKIYNIYEAFGILCKIYTAHNENDKKCTNCSQNAEEFVQKIEKLNKDPSITKNESYSKILSTLSDDYNCLKDHYDNNCNGCTNIPNFPEIKTSQISVEGSTPSHVQDNPDSSLQGSEVTSSSSSVASKLIPVLSIFAISLFVGIAYKYSLFGIDKLFQRQYIRKKLKKIKKKMELNI